One segment of Nostoc flagelliforme CCNUN1 DNA contains the following:
- a CDS encoding COP23 domain-containing protein, whose translation MPSQLLRLISLGSLGLSLCLGNSVAMAQYDSNGDSVVVPTVPSGGSSVPIDTSTGIPTSPSSDGTTRFTCQTYNGQYTVMYQPQSQPGQYFAWAAPAALGGGWDTQRRCTAIASRLELYRPDGLQELQTSVENNENIVCVTTEANPTCRIVLTVPPGKDPVVIRNSIFQNLTTADSGQQTIAVNTYGDRSRGGNELYNLGRTLLGGGNNRVSSSRGGINLKPFLDRKDGGTGNNLRSGVAIRRQSQPNSVRLKPGNFR comes from the coding sequence ATGCCATCACAACTGCTTCGATTGATATCTTTGGGTAGTCTTGGCTTATCTTTGTGTCTGGGCAATTCCGTAGCAATGGCGCAATATGACTCTAATGGCGATAGCGTTGTCGTACCAACAGTACCATCAGGTGGGTCATCAGTACCAATAGACACATCAACAGGTATACCAACTTCACCCTCATCTGACGGTACAACTCGCTTTACCTGTCAGACTTACAATGGTCAATACACCGTTATGTATCAGCCACAAAGTCAACCAGGGCAATACTTCGCTTGGGCTGCGCCTGCGGCTTTGGGCGGTGGTTGGGACACACAAAGGCGTTGTACAGCAATTGCCAGTCGTTTAGAACTTTATCGCCCAGATGGCTTACAAGAACTCCAAACATCCGTAGAAAACAACGAAAATATTGTCTGCGTCACAACAGAAGCTAACCCAACCTGTAGAATTGTGCTGACAGTACCTCCTGGGAAAGATCCTGTTGTTATCCGCAATAGTATTTTTCAGAACTTGACTACTGCTGACAGTGGACAACAGACTATAGCCGTTAACACTTATGGCGATCGCAGTCGTGGAGGGAACGAATTATATAATTTAGGACGCACACTTCTAGGCGGTGGCAATAATCGGGTTAGTTCGTCTAGAGGTGGGATTAATCTGAAACCTTTCCTTGATCGCAAAGATGGTGGTACTGGGAACAACTTGCGGAGTGGAGTAGCAATTCGTCGTCAGTCTCAGCCTAACTCTGTTCGCTTAAAACCTGGTAATTTCCGCTAA